A part of Arachis hypogaea cultivar Tifrunner chromosome 12, arahy.Tifrunner.gnm2.J5K5, whole genome shotgun sequence genomic DNA contains:
- the LOC112730422 gene encoding uncharacterized mitochondrial protein AtMg00810-like, whose protein sequence is MSLTPSPVVADTVDLADSVKIVPLQVVIDPNIQSFNAALPAAAPSNAAAPQPLPSQPGRPTLASQNRHLMQTRSKCGIFKPKVNAEQPEGFTSSNPHQLCKLQRSLYSLKKAPRAWFTKLSSTLQKFGFTSTQSDISLFTRFTSSPSTYILVYVDDILVIRDLENKIKELVRQLHSTFSLKKLGEMHYFLGIEVTKALNGSITLKQTKYIKDLLKRDEKSNVKLVPTPMIASLKLSAFGDSSFNNPSLYRSIVGGLQYATITRLEISFYVNKVAQFLHNPLESHRKAIKRILRYLAGIAQYGLRFSRSTSLRIYDFCDSDWANDVDDRKSTNGYGIYLGSNLVSRASRKQSVVLKSSPEA, encoded by the exons ATGTCACTAACTCCTTCACCTGTTGTTGCTGACACTGTTGATCTTGCAGATTCTGTCAAAATTGTTCCCTTGCAAGTGGTGATCGATCCAAATATTCAGTCTTTCAATGCTGCTTTACCTGCTGCTGCACCCTCCAATGCTGCTGCACCTCAACCTTTACCTTCCCAACCTGGCAGACCTACCCTTGCTTCCCAAAACAGGCATCTCATGCAAACTAGAAGCAAATGTGGAATATTCAAGCCAAAAGTTAATGCTGAA CAGCCGGAAGGCTTCACATCCTCGAATCCTCATCAGCTTTGCAAGCTTCAAAGGTCCCTTTATAGCCTCAAGAAAGCTCCTCGAGCCTGGTTCACGAAACTCAGCTCTACCCTCCAAAAGTTTGGCTTTACAAGCACTCAATCCGACATCTCCTTGTTCACAAGATTTACCTCATCCCCATCCACTTATATTCTagtgtatgttgatgatattcTGGTCATTAgagatttagaaaataaaatcaaagagcTTGTTCGTCAACTTCACAGCACCTTCTCCTTAAAAAAGCTGGGTGAAATGCACTACTTCCTTGGCATTGAAGTGACCAAGGCCTTAAATGGCTCAATTACCCTGAAGCAGACAAAGTATATCAAGGATCTTCTGAAAAGAGATGAAAAGAGCAATGTAAAACTTGTTCCCACCCCTATGATTGCATCACTAAAGCTATCTGCCTTTGGAGATAGTTCATTCAACAATCCGTCTTTGTACAGGTCCATTGTAGGTGGCTTACAATATGCCACAATCACGAGACTTGAAATCTCATTCTATGTGAATAAGGTGGCACAATTTCTTCACAACCCTCTTGAGTCCCACAGGAAGGCAATCAAAAGGATTCTTCGATACTTGGCAGGTATTGCACAATATGGTCTGAGATTCAGTAGGTCCACAAGCCTCAGAATCTACGATTTTTGCGACTCTGACTGGGCCAATGACGTTGACGACCGCAAATCAACCAATGGCTATGGTATCTATCTTGGATCAAATCTGGTTTCCAGGGCCAGTAGGAAGCAATCAGTAGTCTTAAAAAGCAGCCCAGAGGCATAA